In the Acidimicrobiales bacterium genome, one interval contains:
- a CDS encoding crotonase/enoyl-CoA hydratase family protein: protein MSDFETDGHTGGSETGGAPVLYEERDDLAIITLNRPDKKNALTDAVIEGIADGIDAATKSPDVVAVVLRGSGGTLTAGYDLTAGTGVGTSSGDEEGWSTPYGAKGPEPRQGAWDPVRDYQFMNNNVRRFMKVWECPKPVIGEIRGWAIGGATDLILCADLLYMASDAHIGYAPSRIFGTPTTMLWVYRLGLEHAKQFLLTGRAIDAETAHRIGLVSQVYGPDELSAEAEAEARRFRHIPANQLALNKLLVNQAYENMGLRTSQMLGTFFDGVTRHTEEAYRWAESFDDKGFREVIRERDAPWKDYGESPQ, encoded by the coding sequence ATGAGTGACTTTGAGACTGACGGGCACACTGGCGGCTCAGAAACCGGCGGAGCGCCGGTCCTGTACGAAGAACGAGATGACCTGGCGATCATCACGTTGAACCGCCCGGATAAGAAAAACGCGTTGACCGATGCGGTGATCGAGGGCATCGCCGACGGGATTGATGCGGCGACGAAATCCCCTGACGTGGTAGCCGTGGTGCTTCGGGGCTCGGGCGGCACTCTGACCGCTGGCTACGACCTGACGGCCGGGACGGGAGTGGGTACGTCGTCGGGAGACGAGGAGGGATGGTCCACGCCCTACGGGGCGAAGGGCCCCGAACCACGGCAAGGCGCCTGGGATCCGGTCCGCGACTACCAGTTCATGAATAACAACGTCCGGCGGTTCATGAAGGTATGGGAGTGCCCGAAGCCTGTAATCGGAGAGATCCGGGGTTGGGCGATCGGTGGCGCCACTGACCTCATCCTGTGCGCCGACTTGTTGTACATGGCATCCGACGCCCACATCGGGTACGCCCCCAGCCGGATTTTCGGCACTCCGACCACCATGCTCTGGGTGTACCGACTTGGCCTCGAACATGCCAAGCAGTTCCTTCTGACCGGTCGGGCCATCGACGCCGAGACGGCCCATCGAATTGGTCTGGTGTCTCAGGTCTATGGGCCCGACGAACTCTCGGCGGAGGCTGAGGCCGAGGCCCGGCGATTCCGTCACATTCCGGCCAATCAGTTGGCGCTGAACAAACTGCTCGTCAATCAGGCCTACGAGAACATGGGGCTTCGAACCTCCCAGATGCTGGGCACGTTCTTCGACGGGGTGACCCGTCACACCGAGGAGGCCTACCGGTGGGCCGAATCATTCGACGACAAGGGCTTTCGCGAGGTCATCAGGGAACGCGACGCACCGTGGAAGGACTACGGCGAGAGCCCCCAATGA
- a CDS encoding DUF6159 family protein — MGRISRTITLAKVSWQVLRKDRELLVLPVLSFLVSVGALLVLWLPTLAATDLSGLSSEEGQVDPVLVFAGIASALILSVVGVFFKGALVAGAHERLSGGDPTVKSALSRAFSHLGGLLPWALLTATVGLVLSALKERSGRLGQFAVSMIGMAWEAASFLVIPAIVVDDHRAVSGLKASASLLKRTWGENLASQIGFGLLGLAAMIPAILVVFLAGPVGLVIAVPWVALVVVVLIALGAVFQTALYLYATTGSIPDGFQGAGLTEAFATR, encoded by the coding sequence ATGGGACGCATCTCGAGAACGATCACGTTGGCCAAGGTGTCGTGGCAGGTACTACGGAAGGATCGGGAGCTGCTCGTACTCCCGGTGCTCTCCTTCCTGGTGTCCGTCGGGGCGCTCCTCGTGCTCTGGCTTCCGACTCTCGCCGCGACTGATCTCTCTGGCCTCTCGTCAGAGGAAGGGCAGGTCGACCCGGTGCTGGTGTTCGCCGGTATCGCTAGCGCCCTGATCCTCAGCGTGGTCGGAGTGTTCTTCAAGGGCGCCCTGGTGGCCGGAGCCCACGAACGGCTCTCGGGTGGCGACCCCACCGTGAAGTCGGCGCTGAGTCGGGCCTTCTCCCATCTCGGCGGCCTGCTGCCGTGGGCGCTCCTCACGGCCACTGTGGGCCTCGTCCTCTCAGCACTCAAGGAACGCTCGGGTCGACTCGGTCAGTTCGCCGTCAGCATGATCGGTATGGCCTGGGAGGCAGCATCGTTCCTCGTCATCCCAGCCATCGTGGTCGATGATCACCGTGCGGTCAGTGGCCTTAAGGCCTCAGCGTCGCTACTCAAGCGCACGTGGGGAGAGAACCTCGCTTCCCAGATCGGGTTCGGCCTCTTGGGACTGGCTGCCATGATCCCGGCGATCCTCGTGGTGTTCCTGGCCGGCCCCGTCGGTCTGGTAATCGCCGTGCCCTGGGTGGCGTTGGTCGTCGTCGTGCTGATCGCTCTCGGAGCTGTTTTCCAGACCGCGCTCTACCTCTACGCCACGACCGGTTCGATTCCGGACGGCTTCCAGGGCGCAGGCCTGACCGAGGCGTTTGCCACTCGCTGA
- a CDS encoding pyridoxal-dependent decarboxylase — protein MHDFDADNEALVRAVVDHALQRMADQPPMQPAKSAAELRDLVGETITAEGLGGTEALRRYVEHLAPSNIAADNPRYLAFVAGAPTPAASAFDFVVGTSSVAGSSWLDGAGMVYAENQALDWIADLAGLPDTAGGCFVTGGTMGNLSALVTARDVANRARMAGGLDRPIRWAVVASASTHASIDSAARVMDVDVLLADLDGELRLTGDAVTATINGRPAGTEVFAVVATAGTTNVGIVDALDSVADACAASGAWFHVDGAYGGAALAAPSVRNLYNGVERCDSLVVDPHKWLFSPFDCAALVYREPAAARRAHTQHAGYLEPLMDDTVFNPCDHAHVLTRRALGVPFWFSLATYGTDAYRDAIEETLTVARATRDLVVAADHLELIVEPELSVVAFRRHGWGADDYQAWCDRLMADGTAMLTTTTFDGEPAMRVCIVNPRTTINDLTEILATLAPGA, from the coding sequence GTGCACGACTTCGACGCCGACAACGAGGCCCTCGTCAGGGCTGTCGTCGACCACGCTCTCCAGCGGATGGCCGACCAGCCTCCCATGCAGCCGGCGAAGAGCGCCGCCGAGCTCCGAGACCTCGTCGGCGAAACCATCACCGCGGAGGGACTGGGTGGCACCGAAGCACTCCGCCGCTATGTCGAACACCTCGCCCCGAGCAACATCGCGGCGGACAACCCCCGCTACCTGGCCTTCGTGGCCGGTGCACCCACCCCGGCTGCCAGCGCCTTTGACTTCGTGGTCGGCACCTCTTCGGTGGCGGGTTCGAGTTGGTTAGACGGCGCCGGAATGGTCTACGCCGAGAACCAGGCCTTGGACTGGATCGCCGATCTGGCCGGCCTGCCCGACACGGCGGGAGGCTGCTTCGTCACCGGCGGGACGATGGGGAACCTGTCCGCGCTAGTCACCGCACGCGACGTCGCCAACCGGGCCCGAATGGCCGGCGGACTGGACCGACCGATCCGATGGGCGGTCGTGGCATCGGCCAGCACCCATGCCTCGATCGACTCGGCAGCGCGTGTCATGGACGTCGATGTACTCCTCGCCGACCTTGACGGCGAACTGCGCCTCACCGGTGATGCCGTCACGGCGACCATCAACGGTCGTCCCGCCGGGACCGAGGTGTTCGCCGTGGTGGCCACCGCCGGAACCACCAACGTGGGAATCGTCGACGCCCTCGACTCGGTGGCCGACGCCTGTGCCGCTTCCGGTGCCTGGTTCCATGTCGATGGGGCCTACGGGGGTGCGGCTTTGGCTGCGCCCTCGGTCCGAAACCTCTACAACGGGGTGGAGCGTTGCGATTCGCTCGTCGTGGATCCCCACAAGTGGCTCTTCTCCCCATTCGATTGTGCGGCGCTCGTCTACCGGGAGCCAGCGGCCGCCCGCAGGGCCCATACCCAGCACGCCGGCTACCTCGAACCACTCATGGATGACACGGTGTTCAACCCGTGTGACCACGCCCACGTTTTGACCCGCCGAGCCCTCGGAGTGCCATTCTGGTTTTCGCTCGCCACCTACGGGACCGACGCCTACCGGGACGCCATCGAAGAGACGCTCACAGTCGCCCGAGCCACCCGTGATCTCGTGGTGGCTGCCGACCACCTGGAACTGATCGTCGAACCCGAACTGTCGGTCGTGGCCTTCCGCCGCCACGGATGGGGTGCGGACGACTACCAGGCGTGGTGTGACCGACTGATGGCCGACGGGACCGCCATGCTCACCACGACCACGTTCGACGGCGAGCCGGCCATGCGCGTGTGCATCGTCAACCCCCGGACGACCATCAACGACCTCACTGAGATCCTCGCCACCCTTGCCCCAGGCGCCTGA
- a CDS encoding amidohydrolase family protein, which yields MADREPLAFDRPEWHAQVDEEIVDPEQEIVDPHHHLWQIPGADYVLENLWADTGSGHRVTRTVFIECHAEYRDDGPEHLRPVGETEFVAGLATESMAGPGARIAGIVAYADLRLGDLLPEVLDAHVTAGNGLFRGIRHAISHPTHPEVLTIPGRAPSGLAANEGFRSGVRLLGRHGYTYESWHYHYQLPDFVDLARSAPDTTIILDHFGTPLGVGPWANQRDEIFEQWKIDIAEAARCPNVVAKLGGLAMPDNGFDWHLADCPPTSDEVVAAHRDHYLHTIDCFGPERCMFESNFPVDRVSVSYRVLYNAFKKMVSDFTDNERSAMFSGTASRVYAI from the coding sequence ATGGCAGACCGCGAGCCCCTCGCCTTCGACCGGCCCGAGTGGCATGCCCAGGTCGATGAGGAGATCGTTGATCCTGAACAGGAGATCGTCGACCCCCACCACCACCTGTGGCAGATCCCCGGCGCCGACTACGTGCTGGAGAACCTTTGGGCCGATACCGGATCGGGTCATCGGGTCACCAGGACCGTCTTCATCGAATGCCACGCCGAGTACCGCGACGACGGGCCGGAACACCTCCGTCCAGTCGGCGAGACTGAGTTCGTGGCCGGTCTGGCTACCGAGAGCATGGCGGGACCGGGTGCACGTATCGCCGGCATCGTGGCCTACGCCGACCTGCGCCTAGGGGATCTACTGCCTGAGGTGCTCGATGCCCACGTGACAGCCGGCAACGGTCTATTCCGGGGGATCCGTCACGCCATCTCGCACCCCACCCACCCCGAGGTGCTAACTATTCCCGGGCGAGCACCGTCGGGGCTGGCCGCCAACGAGGGGTTCCGGAGCGGTGTTCGCCTGCTGGGCCGCCACGGGTACACCTATGAGAGTTGGCACTACCACTACCAACTCCCGGACTTCGTCGATCTGGCCCGTTCAGCTCCCGACACCACGATCATCCTCGACCACTTCGGCACCCCGTTGGGTGTCGGCCCCTGGGCGAATCAGCGCGACGAGATCTTCGAGCAGTGGAAGATCGACATTGCCGAGGCAGCCCGCTGCCCCAACGTGGTCGCCAAGCTGGGCGGCCTGGCCATGCCCGACAACGGCTTTGACTGGCACCTAGCCGACTGCCCGCCGACGTCTGACGAGGTGGTGGCCGCCCACCGCGACCACTACCTGCACACCATCGACTGCTTTGGGCCCGAACGATGCATGTTCGAAAGCAACTTTCCGGTCGACAGGGTGTCGGTCTCGTACCGCGTGCTCTACAACGCCTTCAAGAAGATGGTCAGCGACTTCACCGACAACGAACGCTCCGCGATGTTCTCCGGCACAGCCTCCCGCGTCTACGCAATCTGA
- a CDS encoding N(G),N(G)-dimethylarginine dimethylaminohydrolase, protein MLIAVTREVSPAIADCELTHLERTPIDVDAAREQHAAYETALTDLGCRVERLPAEPGLPDSVFVEDVAVVLDEVAVITRPGAESRRDERSSIERALAPYRILAHISSPGILDGGDVLVAGRDVHIGITSRSDLAAIDQFRTIVGDHGYRVHGTDVRGCLHLKSAVTALDDDTLVLNPDRVDVGELGDRRCIPVDPSEPDAANVVRVGGTVLVAAAFPHTAERISAAGFAVHTVEASELAKAEGALTCCSLLFEVSAT, encoded by the coding sequence ATGCTCATCGCCGTCACCCGAGAGGTCAGCCCGGCCATTGCCGACTGTGAGCTGACTCACCTAGAACGCACCCCGATCGACGTCGATGCCGCCCGGGAACAGCACGCCGCCTACGAAACGGCCCTGACTGATCTGGGTTGCCGTGTCGAGCGCCTACCGGCCGAACCCGGCCTCCCCGACTCGGTGTTCGTCGAAGACGTAGCCGTCGTGCTTGATGAGGTGGCCGTCATCACCCGGCCTGGCGCCGAATCCCGGCGCGACGAACGCTCCAGCATCGAACGGGCGCTCGCGCCGTACCGAATCCTGGCCCACATCTCCTCTCCGGGAATCCTCGACGGTGGCGACGTGCTGGTTGCCGGTCGAGACGTCCATATCGGCATCACCAGCCGGAGTGATCTGGCAGCCATAGACCAGTTCCGGACCATCGTCGGCGACCACGGCTATCGCGTCCACGGGACGGACGTGCGCGGCTGTCTACACCTCAAGTCGGCGGTTACCGCCCTGGACGACGACACCCTGGTCCTCAATCCCGATCGGGTCGACGTTGGCGAGCTGGGCGACCGACGCTGCATCCCGGTCGATCCGTCAGAACCCGACGCAGCCAACGTCGTTAGGGTGGGTGGCACCGTGCTGGTCGCCGCCGCCTTCCCCCACACCGCTGAACGGATCTCTGCCGCCGGATTCGCCGTGCACACCGTTGAGGCGTCCGAACTGGCCAAGGCCGAGGGTGCCCTGACCTGCTGCAGTCTGCTCTTCGAGGTGAGCGCCACATGA
- a CDS encoding DUF4242 domain-containing protein, with the protein MALYVIERSMPGLGAMGPDELQGAAAHSNETLEAMRAEGKDITWRHSYGTADKSFCIYEAADEGLVLEHSERSGFPADVISEVGGIIGPETADG; encoded by the coding sequence ATGGCCCTGTACGTAATCGAACGATCAATGCCGGGCTTGGGAGCAATGGGCCCTGACGAGTTGCAAGGCGCTGCGGCACACTCGAACGAGACCCTGGAGGCGATGCGGGCTGAGGGCAAGGACATCACCTGGAGGCATTCCTACGGGACGGCCGACAAGTCCTTCTGCATCTACGAGGCGGCCGACGAGGGCCTCGTGCTAGAGCATTCCGAGCGGAGCGGTTTTCCGGCCGACGTCATCTCTGAGGTCGGAGGGATCATCGGACCGGAGACTGCCGACGGCTGA
- a CDS encoding nitroreductase/quinone reductase family protein, protein MGAVSDLGLEVKPANVFQRLVQAVGSSRPGAWLFSKTLYQPDKALFKATGGRLTIPALVAGLPVIMVTTTGAKTGKRRTMPLLGIPVGEDLAVIGSNYGQKHTPSWVYNLEADPSATIGYRDSTVEVVAHRADETETDRIFDLASTVYPGYAKYRKRAEHRVIQVFVLKTDTQGVAL, encoded by the coding sequence ATGGGTGCAGTAAGCGATTTAGGACTCGAAGTGAAACCGGCCAACGTTTTTCAACGGCTCGTCCAGGCGGTGGGATCGAGTCGGCCAGGGGCGTGGCTGTTTTCCAAAACCCTCTACCAGCCGGACAAGGCGTTGTTCAAGGCCACTGGAGGCCGTTTGACCATCCCGGCCCTCGTCGCTGGACTGCCGGTGATAATGGTGACTACAACTGGGGCGAAGACCGGGAAACGCCGAACCATGCCGCTTCTCGGCATTCCGGTGGGAGAAGACCTGGCGGTGATCGGATCCAACTACGGCCAGAAGCACACGCCGAGCTGGGTGTACAACCTCGAAGCCGATCCGTCGGCAACTATCGGATACCGAGACTCCACAGTGGAAGTGGTGGCCCATCGAGCAGACGAAACCGAAACGGACCGGATCTTTGATCTAGCCAGCACCGTCTACCCCGGTTACGCGAAGTACCGCAAGAGGGCCGAACATCGCGTTATTCAGGTGTTCGTCCTCAAGACGGACACTCAGGGAGTGGCCCTCTAG
- a CDS encoding homocysteine S-methyltransferase family protein: MTTLLDGGMGQELIRRGSPRSAEFWSAWAMIEDPDLVRGVHADYVAAGCDVLTTNSYSTFANRLEPHGLGGRSDELCRAAGRLAREAADTSERSVRVAGSLPPLRHSYNPTPEATYEELLGEYTVMVDQLNEHVDIFLCETMGALHEARAATDAARISGKEVWTSFTLQGGTGPHLLDGTSFDRACSEIQADLYLLNCCPPEQITEALPVLRDATDRPLGVYANAFCDMPLGWRGRDGSPLPSARTDMGADPYTAMVLSWVEMGVDVVGGCCEIGPNHIARIRQALDA, encoded by the coding sequence ATGACGACGCTGCTGGACGGGGGTATGGGCCAGGAGTTGATTCGGCGTGGGTCACCCCGCTCAGCCGAGTTCTGGTCAGCCTGGGCAATGATCGAGGATCCGGATCTTGTTCGAGGCGTACACGCCGATTATGTAGCTGCGGGCTGTGACGTACTGACTACCAACAGTTACTCGACGTTCGCCAACAGGCTGGAGCCTCATGGTCTGGGTGGACGGTCTGATGAGCTGTGCCGGGCCGCCGGCCGCCTTGCCCGGGAAGCCGCCGATACATCGGAACGTTCCGTCCGAGTCGCCGGTTCACTGCCGCCACTCCGCCACAGCTACAACCCCACACCGGAGGCCACCTACGAGGAACTACTGGGTGAGTACACCGTCATGGTCGACCAGCTCAACGAACACGTCGACATCTTCCTCTGTGAGACCATGGGTGCCCTCCACGAGGCTCGAGCCGCCACCGATGCCGCACGAATCAGTGGGAAAGAGGTGTGGACCTCGTTCACCCTTCAAGGCGGGACCGGCCCCCACCTGCTGGATGGCACATCCTTCGACCGGGCCTGTAGCGAGATCCAGGCTGACCTCTACCTTCTGAACTGTTGTCCACCTGAACAGATAACCGAGGCCCTTCCGGTACTTCGTGACGCCACCGATCGGCCGTTGGGTGTCTACGCCAACGCGTTTTGCGACATGCCGCTGGGCTGGCGGGGCCGTGATGGAAGCCCCCTTCCCTCCGCCCGGACCGACATGGGTGCCGATCCTTACACCGCGATGGTGCTCTCGTGGGTGGAGATGGGCGTAGATGTGGTTGGCGGATGTTGTGAGATCGGACCCAACCACATCGCCCGGATCCGACAGGCACTAGACGCCTGA
- a CDS encoding acyltransferase, with product MVGLRATAWSVAGAAVRWAAAIAGRAAAVGPDHRMARNFGGFGGGSILGWPTGPVFGERWIWIGSDTLIAPHVTLSAGMATWEATSIEPAVRIGDRCLIGRGTAIVGHLAIDIGDDVYTGMNVYITDQNHGYEDLTLPIGVQAPSEKPVTIGPGSWIGSGAVILPGARIGAHVVVGANSVVRGEIPDHSVVVGVPGRVVRRHDGTGWRRVGEALDL from the coding sequence ATGGTGGGACTCAGGGCGACTGCTTGGTCAGTGGCGGGAGCAGCGGTTCGATGGGCGGCGGCCATTGCCGGCAGGGCCGCCGCGGTAGGCCCCGACCACCGGATGGCCCGAAACTTTGGCGGGTTCGGTGGCGGCAGCATCCTTGGGTGGCCGACCGGACCGGTGTTCGGCGAGCGGTGGATCTGGATTGGGAGTGACACTCTGATCGCCCCGCACGTGACGCTGTCGGCCGGAATGGCTACCTGGGAGGCCACCTCTATCGAGCCAGCGGTTCGTATTGGTGACCGATGTCTTATCGGGCGGGGCACGGCGATTGTCGGGCATTTGGCTATCGACATCGGCGACGACGTGTACACGGGAATGAATGTCTACATCACCGACCAGAACCACGGTTACGAAGATCTAACCCTCCCGATCGGGGTGCAAGCGCCCTCTGAAAAGCCGGTAACCATTGGCCCGGGAAGCTGGATCGGGTCCGGCGCAGTGATCCTCCCAGGGGCGCGAATCGGTGCTCACGTCGTCGTCGGGGCCAACTCGGTGGTCCGCGGTGAAATCCCCGACCACTCAGTGGTGGTCGGCGTCCCTGGTCGAGTGGTACGACGCCACGATGGCACTGGGTGGCGGCGCGTTGGGGAAGCCCTCGACCTCTGA